The genomic stretch GTAGTGGTGGTAATCCGGCGGTGCAAATTGCTACGTTAAATAGTAAATTGGCATTAACGAATCAAGACTTTATCGTGATCTAATTTATTATCCTAAACGATAACCCATACCATGAACTGTCTCAATTAAATTTTCTGGAGCTCCTAGAGCTTTTAATTTTTGTCTTAAACTGCGAATATGTACTTTCACGGTATGTTCTTCTGGTGGATCTTCTAATGACCAAATATGGTCAATCATAGCATGACGGCTAAGTACTCGCCGACCATTTCTTAAGAGCAACTCTAAGATACAATACTCTTTAGGAGTTAATTTAAGAGGTTGATGATTATACGTTACTTCATAAGTACTGGGATTTAATTCCAATTTATGCCATGCCAATATTGTTGGTAATGAAATATTTCCCCTTCTTAATAAGGCTCGAATACGAGCGAATAACTCTCCTAAGTCAACAGGTTTAATTACATAATCATCAGCCCCCGCATCTAAACCGACAATTTTATCACTGATGGTATCTCTGGCGGTAATCATCAAAATCGGCATTTGATAATTCTGCGATCGAAGTTGTTGACAAAGATTGATACCATCAAGACGGGGTAACATAACATCTAAAACTAATAAATCATAATCGACAGCTTTGATATAATCCCAAGCTAAAACTCCATCTCCAGCAATGTCAACGGTATATAGTTGATCTGTCAGAGCTTCTGCTAAAGTTTCAGCGAGAGAAAAATCATCTTCAACTAAAAGAATTCTCATGACAAAAAAACATCGCTAAAAGGATTTAAGTTAAGAAAAAATAATTGCATAATATAAAAAAATGCCAATGACGAATTTTATGATAAAGTGTTGCAAAATACAACGAAATATTAAGTTTTGTTACAAAAATTAGATTTTGAATAATCTTTCCGATTTATTTACTTTTTTATTACCCTTTTCTTTACAGCCTATCTGATATATTTTCTGTAAAGTTCGATTCATAATATTTATATTTCTTTGTATAGTCACCATAAATTATGAGAATCGATCGATAGTTTAATAAAAGGAATAAATCAGACAAATGGCAACTTTAACAGAAACTTTAAGCAATAGCCCTGTGGAATTGTGGTCACAACATAATGAAGATGAATTACAATTAGTGATTCGATCGGCTTATAAACAAGTTTTGGGTAATGTTCATATTATGGAAAGTCAGTGTTTAGATAATGCTGAATCCATGCTCAGAAATAGTGATATTACCGTCCGTGAATTTGTGAGAATGATTGCACAATCAGAATTATATCAATCTTTATTTTTTCATTCTAATTCACCTTATCGTTTTATTGAATTAAATTGTAAACATTTATTAGGACGAGCACCTTTAGATCAAGAAGAAATCTCCGAACACGTTAAAATTTACAATGAACAAGGTTATATAGCAGAAATAAATTCCTATATTGATAGTGAAGAATATAACTCTACATTTGGAGAAAATATTGTTCCTTTTCCTCGTAGTCTAAAAACTCAAAAAGGGATAAAAAATATAGTTTTTAATCGTACTGTGTCATTATTAGGTGGATTTGCTAGTAGCGATAATGGCAAAAAAGCTCAATTAGTTTCGACTATTGCGACTAATTTACCACAAAAGATTAAGGTAACATCTTCTGGAATTGCTAAGGCTTATAATAATACCAGTAAAAAATTCTATATAGTAGT from Geminocystis sp. NIES-3709 encodes the following:
- a CDS encoding phycobilisome rod-core linker polypeptide encodes the protein MATLTETLSNSPVELWSQHNEDELQLVIRSAYKQVLGNVHIMESQCLDNAESMLRNSDITVREFVRMIAQSELYQSLFFHSNSPYRFIELNCKHLLGRAPLDQEEISEHVKIYNEQGYIAEINSYIDSEEYNSTFGENIVPFPRSLKTQKGIKNIVFNRTVSLLGGFASSDNGKKAQLVSTIATNLPQKIKVTSSGIAKAYNNTSKKFYIVVSQSGSNPLVKQNNTTYTVSYSQLSQQIQNIHKIGGKIVSIVEK
- a CDS encoding response regulator transcription factor, yielding MRILLVEDDFSLAETLAEALTDQLYTVDIAGDGVLAWDYIKAVDYDLLVLDVMLPRLDGINLCQQLRSQNYQMPILMITARDTISDKIVGLDAGADDYVIKPVDLGELFARIRALLRRGNISLPTILAWHKLELNPSTYEVTYNHQPLKLTPKEYCILELLLRNGRRVLSRHAMIDHIWSLEDPPEEHTVKVHIRSLRQKLKALGAPENLIETVHGMGYRLG